The Mycteria americana isolate JAX WOST 10 ecotype Jacksonville Zoo and Gardens chromosome 2, USCA_MyAme_1.0, whole genome shotgun sequence genome contains the following window.
ATCCAACCTCCTGAAAGGCTGGAACTTCTAAATATCAGTAGATTCTAACAGTGAGGACCTAAaaatccttcctctctctctagaACATGTTAAAAATAAGGATGCTACCCTATACACTTTTTGGTAGATGGACAAGATAGTCGCATAGAACTGAGGATCTTAAAAACACATTCATTATAATATACTGAATCCCTAGCCTGTGGAAACAATGTTCATTAAAAAGCAAGCACTATTAATTGGAACAGTCTGCTACTTTCCAGTCTCCTCCCTTACCACACAATTTCAGACTGCAAGATTCCCAGTGTTTAATAGTTTCAGAGCAGTGAGTCTGtctgaaaattatatattttaattcataGTTATGCGTTATAGGATAATGGGATTTCTCAAATTGTTACACTACATCATGCTGTTTGGCCTAGATGGCTTTACAGCACAATAATTAAACCAATACACAGTTacattttcaaaagggaaaggagTCCCTGTGGGTTTGAAGTTATTTACCCAACAGTTGTTAATAACGACCATCTGCTATCAGACAATAGGTGTCAAATGCACATTTTGGCAGACTAGCTACCTGCCAAGAGGAAAATAATCAACTGCACATTTCTTGCTCCTAAATCCTCATGGACAATCCAAGTTAGCAAAAAAACATAataattaagggggggggggggggaaagagggagcAAGCCCTATTTTCCACTCGTTATAAAGAAATGGGTAACAATTTGTATCATCAGATAGCAACTTTTGGCAGGAAGGGACCCAGATGAAGTTTCTAACCTACATCAGAGTAGAAGACAGAATAAGATACTGCTCCACATATGCTGTAAGCTTGCAAGctacagtggaaaagaaattgTTTAACAAAATCCTCAGTTATTTTATATCTCcactaaaattatttcattaaattctTTCTGTGCAGGATTCTCCTCCAGGGATTTTATCTTCTGACAACTCTTAAACTACGTGGAtatacaatacatttttaatatctaCTAATAAGCTTACctgaagattttcttttacaGGCTCTAATTTGCCAGTCAGTAGCCTTGGAAGACGAATTACCAGATCCTTTGTCTACAATTAGggaaaacacacaaaggaaagatTATTACTGAAAGCTTGTTTGTGAATCCATCTGTGAAAGAAAGATAGAGATCtcatagaaactttttttccccccagctggAAGAGGGATGCCCTTTCACTTGCACTTCATTTTATCTCTACCCCAAAGATGAGTTTGCATGAAGTGGCAGTATATTAAGATGCAAAAAGTTACTCAAATATGTTcgtttggaaaacaaaaaataacatagctgttttaaaacagaCATGGAGTAAAAGCATACCCCAAAAGTAGAAAGCATGCTCAAGTGCCCGGTCTCTCTCAGTACTCAAGTTGTTTCTTcccaccttttttaaaaaaagtaaacaaaacactACCTGATAGAAGctataaaaagatttttcaacTGCAGTGGAATTTGTCTACCTCAGGATCTGGTTAGACCATAGTATTATGGCAATACAAAAAATTACTCCACATTCCCCAAGCCATGTGAATTAGTTGTAATCCACCCTGAGTACAAGGCAGTAACTAAAGCCTTTTCCAGAGAGATCTCTTACCTCAAGCATGAAAAGGCCAGGAACAGGCACTATGACAGCTATGACTGTTCAGCAAATAGAAGCCAACGGAAGAACACCAGATTCCACTTGGAACTTGACATTTATTGCAAACCCCAGCTACTGCAGGAAACCACTAACACTGCCCACTTACTCCAGGAAACTCCAGCTACTACCTCCTCTGAAGATCCCCGAGCATGGTGCTAAATACCTGCTAAGCATGTAACCTGGTAAGCACTCAGGAGCGAACCCAGGGGTTACTCTTGGTGAGCTAAGCATATGATTTGGCATTTAGTTTGAGATGATATTCACAGATTAGACTATTTTTCACCTATGAGTTAAGTATGTTACAGTATCTTGAAGAGATGAAGAGAGCCAATTAGTTTTCTAGAAGTTAAAAAAGCTGTTTGCTGTGTCAGCAATGGATTCAGTCCTCTGACCCACCTCAGATAATAAAACTGGACACACTCATGCTTGTTTAACAACCTGTGGTAGATCATCTGCAAGAACTGTACTTCAAGACCTCTGAATGTTAGATGTCCGTATTACTTCTATACACAGTTAAAATCATGTTACCCTCCTGTAACCCTCTGTGTTACCATCAGTAATGTCACTAATATTTGTTGATAACCTCCAAATACTTGAAGTATTCATTTTGCAAGGCCTTACAGTTGTCACTGACAAAATACCTGAAGACTTCAGTGTATAGTCTTTACCTTTTTTACACTGAGGCCAAGTTCGTTTTTGAAGAAACCCAGTCTGTTATCCAGTCTTTccactgaaaacaacagcaaatatGGAGCTCTTGAGACCATCTGAGCAATTTCTGCCTTACCAAATTTTTTTGATTTTAGGTAAGCCACTctagaaagagaacaaaaacaaaataaaatccagcGATGAAAATTTTATTGCCTCCATTTATTCAGTACTTGCTTAAATTCCTCAGTGATATCTTATAAATGGACAGATGTTCTAGCATTAACATGCAACCCTGCCAAAAATAATTAGGGGGAAATCTGCAGTTATCATAAAAGAAAATACCATCCCTTCCAATTaattagaagtaaaataaacCTCAGAGCAGAATGTCAATACTGAAGACAGATATTAATTCCTTCCAGCTGTACTTAAGCAGATAACTATGTTAACCTACATTTTACTACCAGCCTGTCTCCTAGATTGCAAACACATTAATAGATCATCATAGGGTATGGACAAGAAGACATATACAGCCTTTTGCTATTTTAATGAATTCCATTTCTACTGCTGAAAGAACAGAGTACTATACCTCATACATCCCTGTTTTGCCAATAGCACTGGAGTAGGAATATCATGCAGCAATGCTATCTGTAGAGACATTGTCCAAAAAGACATTTCTAAATCGGCTGAAGTTACTTTTGTTACAATAGGTCCCTACTTTCAGTCACTGGTCCAAGGATTTAGTTACAAAACATCTGGTtgtcagaaaggagaaggaactGACTAAAGTTTTTATGTTTAACAGAGCTTTCTTTCCTTCCAACTCAAAAGTTTTTCCAAACTTTGTTGAATTCAGTGAAAGTGAAATCCTATTTCAAGTACTACTTGCAGTAGATTATTACCACAGCTCCCAGAAAAAGCAAaggggggagggagcgggggggggggaatacagcACACAAAATAGAGACATGATTAACCCACATGCCACCATTTTCAAAAAACCTGAACTACAATATGAAGAGGTTCCCTTTGGTTATAGATAAGCATATACAGAACTATTTGCTGTCAAGTGAACTTAGAGCATACAAGAACTGAATTTATCTGGCAGTAATTAAGATACTAAATAGATTGCAGAATATTCTGCAGAAGCAGATATTCACCAAAAGATGGGCTGTGTGTTAAATCATGTCTTGtggagataaaaaaataaaaataccttccaGTCATTACAACCTCCCTCTCTTTCCACAAACCCTCAAAAATGAAGTCATCACAAGCCAAAAACCTCTAGACAGAAGATCCAAGAACAACCTCTAGAGGACCAAATCCTAACTGAGCAGGCACCAACAACACAGAAGGTAGCAGCCTAGGCTCCAGGTAATGTTGATGGACTGGCTGCAGGAGCCGCAGAGACAAGGAGTGGTTCAGAGGGGGAGAAATGCAGAACACAACAATAAACAATTAGCCCTTCAAAAATTATCCCATTATGTTTTGAACGCTGCAGCTTGGCTACACTATACTTCTTCCATTCAATTTTTCAAGGGCACAACTGCCAAGCATCCTAGAAACATAGCTAAATgagcaggttaaaaataaaaccttttggtTGTCCTGACTCCCCTCCACTTGTTTTCTGTTAACAAGTCATTAAGATTCACACCTGAAGCATTTCTTTGCACCCTGGAAAGGCAAGAAGCTTAGAAGAGGGATTGCAAGATTGTAATAACCTGACTCTAGAAACTGGTTAAAGCAGCACAATCATCCAACCTGACCAGAGTTTGAGATAAATTTGTGAGTGTTGGCACCAAGGTTAGCCCTCGTTCTACTACAGGGGTCAGCAATTCTATGTAGCATGTTAACAGTTTTAAGTCATCATTAACAATACTGTAAAACAAAGCATCTGGTGCAGCTGCAGTACAGACACTGATTTGCAACTGTCAGAATTGTTATGAATTATGGAATGTTTTGACTTTTACAGTGTTTATCTGAAGTCAAATGCCAAATCTATtgaaatttgtgttttgtttcctggCAACGTGGAATCCATAGCAATAAAACGTTCCAGAGTGATGTAACCAATACCATGTCCATCTGCACCGAAGTGTTTATGCAAAGGTGATACTCAGTTTTCAAAAGACAGCTATCTGAGACACATTCACTTCACAGCCTGCCATACACCCTCCGCAGCACACTTACTTTAAAGCATTCACCAGTGCCAGAGGTAAACTTACTGAAAAATCAagctgcagaaaatgaagaagaaattggATTTCCCTGTTCAGCCTCTACTTTACTAACCAGACAGTGCCACAGGATAGTCACTGAAAAGCAAATCTGACTTCACAGGAGAGTCAGAATGTTTATCATAGCAAAAAATACTCTGTTCTGAAGAGTATAAGCAACTCTGACATCTAGACTCAAAACTATTGCTGAAAAATGACACAGGTTCTTTTTGGATATTGTTTCTGAAAGGCCTCTTACTGAACGGGCGGATGgaagaacagaggagaaagaggaaaggtcAGGTCTCTGTTAGACATGAGTCCACTAATGTGCCTGTTTCCAAAAAGCCgtattttcagatttctgtctTGGACAGCTACTATGTGCAAGAGCCAAGCagaaagactttcttttctgGAATTTTTAAAGACCAAGACGTTTTGAGTTCATTacaaagtgcacacacacacacaagttgcTCTGTAAAAGAACTGTTGAATTAATGCTAGCCTGTCTGGAGTAATTTCAAGaataaaagttcattttcctgcaattttttcTATAATCAACACACTTACTGGAAGTatgaatcagaagaataaaataattccatttcagAATCAACCTTCTTATAGATACACACCAAACAAATACAGCTGAGTAAAGAAAGCTAGGATCTCTATGACTGCAAGACACggataagtttaaaaaaaaaaaaaaaagtacaacccTATAGTCTGGTACCTTAAGTCTCTCATGTCTTCATGGGGCCCCACCTGCAAAAATCTAGAAGGAAGTACTAAAGCAAAGGAATACAGAGAAGCTGTTTGTATCCATAAACGAACAAGGAAGAAGAGTGGAACACAGTTACAAGCCATCACACCATTCCTACAGCAAAGCACCTTTGCAAAAAGTGACTGTGGATTCATGAAAATATAAGCTCAAAACCTACATTCAGTTATTTCAGATATATGAAGAattaagaataactttttttaaaaaattagataaTTTATATTATTACAATACATTATTTCAAAGATCTtgaatattttaattccagttatTTAACttcaggaagatttttctttagaAGTGAAAGGCTTTCTGCCACAAATACAAACCTCATCTTTAAAGCTCTAGAACTAGTCCTCCAAAGTTAACAATGCAAAAACAGTAAAGACAGGCTTCTGTGAACAGATATTAACAATTACAACCGTAAGACCTCAACTTGACCAGCATCAGCACAGGTATCTCAGTCACTGCAGGATGAAGTCCAGCATCCTAGCTTAAGGCCACTGAAGGAACAGTCGAAATCTGCACTCATGGGGCCAAGATGCACCCACATGTGACAAAACAGTACAATGATGGTTGATTTCCAACAGAGGGAGAATGGACAGCTGCTATCAGTAACGTCTTAGACCATGCCAGGTAgatctgctgcagctcctcaATATTCTTGTTTTGACCACCTTTTCCCTTTAACTTGGCTACAGGTTTTTAAAGCTAGTTTACATTGCAGTATTATCCTGTTATATCTCTAGAGCTGACCAGACAAAGTTATTTGTTGATTCCATTAATGAAATAACAACTGCCATTAAAGAGGAAGTCCCACTGTTGGCAGCGAACAAGAAACACAATTACACAGTTTGATTCAGACAACTCAAATTACTGAAATCAGCAGACTTCAGTCAACTTCTGACACAAATCCCATTGCTTTCCAAGCCATTCTGGAGAGAGAGGAATATGTGTATATAGTTATCTTATTTCTTCAGTCTTGCTTTCATTTAAGTAGCCTTTATATTCAGaatgcagcattttctgaagTTAGTGTTCTCTAATAAGCTAGACTGCTTATTAGAGAACTTGACTACTGTCAAAAGTTTGACAGTAGATGGAGAAAACAGCTTGTTTCCCCTCTGTCTCAGAAGAAAGACCCATAAACACAATgactttttgtaaaaaaaaaaaaaaaatttccatgtttgGTGTTTTTGGTACACACGCAAATAagcttaaaaaaccaaaactccaCAGGGCAGGTAACTACATACGCTTTGGTCTAAGATATGAAATCTTCTAAAGAGACTGGTATTTACCCTTATGCACAGACAAGCTGGGTGACACTGAGGAACAGTCTAGGGCCATACAAGtgtgaacacacacaaaaattagtTCATTGTAGTCTTGTGCTCAGTTTGAGCtggacaacaggaaaaaaatgtcaccAAAACGTTCTGCTGCTATTAGCAGTAAACACAGAAGATATATGGTCCACTTCTTTTACTGCAGAATTCACAAGGTATGGGTAGACATATCATCTAGAAGAGTGGTTTCAAAGCATGACTGAAGAGGTTAACATTGTTCTACAAATTTAGGTAAAGCCTCAGGGACCAACATTTTGGAATCTAAGCTGACACAGATAAAGCAAGTGGCCTAGGATGGCAAGCTGCTTCCTCTGTGGCAGAAAGACAGGGATGAGCAGTACAATTTGTTAATGGACAGTTTTCAGATGGATCAGGGTGTTGACTCGACTTATGATATCACCACATGTTAACGCTGACTGATGGGAAGGCACAGGAACATGGAGCCAGGGATCTAGTgagaaaggaagcagcagcaacacaGGTTCAGACATCAAGGTTAAGCCCACTGGGAAACCAGACCTTCAAGCCAAGGGCTTAACATCCTGCTGCTATTTGAAAGGCTTACCTGGTTTCTAAAGCTTCCAGATCTTCAGCAAGGATGTATGGATTTTTTGTCAGGAACGGTCCCAGCTGATTGTCTTCTACACCCACATCCttaagaaacagaagtatttttcttacatCTTTTTCAAAGTCCAAGGTCAGTAAGAGCTGACCTGCCTTTTGACGTTTCTCCACTTGGGATAAGTCAACTCCTACAACAAACAAAATTagatattgttttaattaaacacaGACCCTACTTCCTATAAGTGTTTCAGGAAGGCATGTTGAAATTTATAGGACTACTCCTTTTTTGCACTGATTTAGCATGCTTCAATTGCTCAACACAGCAAGGTCACAACACCTTGTATATTGTGGAAAGATTCCAGATAAAACAAGCAGTCATTTTAGACGCTTTCACTAAGtttattttttgaaggaagaCATTTGCAGTGAATTCTGCATGTGGGGAATCAAGTACACTAGCACGTGCCACATGTAGAGACCTACTCTAGTTGCACAGAAGTGTGTGTGCAAGGAATTCCCAACTCCATTATCCAAGGGAAGGGGACGATTTTGCAGTGAAGTGCCTTTGGATAGCGGCTCACACATAGCAATTTGTTACTGCATGGAGCCAGATCGCCCcctctcaaatatttatttctccaaCCTCCTTCTAGTGTTCCTTGCACTTTTGGGAAACAAGGATGTGGCCAGCAACCTTGAATTCAGCTATCCTTGCACAGTCCAAGTGCTTTTTTATGAGAAGTAAGGTTTTCTTCCATCCCTTCCTCCTTGCCTCTCCAGTTTACTGTGCCCCACTTCTAAGGTTCTGCATAGCAACcgctttccttccttccaaggACAGAGAGCTGCAATTTCTTTTGCAGCAAATTAAAGCATCCTTAACCAGCCCAAAAGAAGAGAGACCAATCAAGTTACCCAAAGTGCTGCTCACCTCTGGAAGCTGTGGGAGATGCCTCCTTATAGCATCCACAGCACTAAGGGACTAAAGCTAGCCAGCCTTGCCTTCAATATAGCATTGCTAGTGAGTCATGCAGTCCCCTCTCTTTTTCCACTTACCCTGGATAACGTTCTGCTGCCCTTAGTCATTGGTCACCGTTCCTATTTTCAACTTTACAAGGCAACCAGTAAGATCAAAAGACAAATTACAGAATCTCCAAAGCTCCAGATATAGGCAAACCACATAAACAAAATCACACGTACCTAGGTGGACAAGTTTTGCCAGGGTTTCCGAGTGATCAACATAATCTCGGAGCGTGGAAGATTGAAGGGGAAGAAGCGGTTCTGCAATGATCTGTACGGCTGCTTCCTCAGAAATCTCCTCCAAAGCAGACGAAGGTGGGATGTCATCCCAGTCTAAGAAACAAATATAGAAGACCCAAATGCATTTCATGAAAGACAAAGCTGCTCCCACCAAACGCTTATACAGACCTCTTAAAATCCATTTCAAAATACAAGAACACTGTGCATGAGACGAACAGCCAATCtattattatttgaaaacatATGAAAACATAGACTCTATTCCCAGTTTTTATCTCTGTTCCATCTCCTTGTCACTGCCCATCAACTCTTGCTCATGTGGCTGGATCTGAGCATAGCACCCAGCAAGCCTGCCTTCACTCTGCTGCCTTGATCACTGCCTGTAACAGATCACACCAccttcttgaaaaataattttctttcatgtcttcaCAAATGCATTCTTGCCTGATCACATACAGAGCAGATCATTTTTCATAACCTGACAAGCCTGCTACTTTGTGCCTCTTCTGAGTCTGATGCCTGAACTGCAGTTGTTTTAACTTTCAAGGTATTTCACAGCCAACTGCAACCAAGCTATCATATCTTATCCATTACAGAATGGCTGCTATCTGCCACCACCTCTAACAGCTAAAGAAGTCAAGCTCCATTTCCTACTCATTACAGTTTCCAAGTGAACATCATTATGTTTCCCCTTAAGTGTTCCAAGTCACAGAGCtcagtgtctttttaaaaaaatatttctctaaactGGTCTATTTTTCCATTGACAGGAACTCACAGCAGCTAGATCAAGATTACTGTTTTGCAGGCTGACTGCTAGCATCCACCTCAATTATCAAACTGATTGCTGATCAACACCCTAATTATAAACTCTACAGGATCGGGATTTTCTGTGTCCTGTACCTTCGCACAAGGACTTTCTAGAGTCTAGGGTAACACCCTTCCACAtcaaaaaaacaaagccacaccAGAACTACCAAGACAGGTTCCAATATAAGTAGGAAGATCCTATTGTTCTAGGAAGAGTTGCACAGACTAGCTTAATAGATGTTGAAGGTCTTGCCACTACTTTTTCTCAAAGCCTCAGAAGCAAAACCACAGTAAAATGTTTTTAGCAACACTTACACCTTAAACAGTAATAAGAACTCTCCAGGAATCTACATGGATATCAAGCATTTCCTTTCAACTTGTTGAGAATTGAACCAATATAGACCAAGGTCCATTCTGGAAGCATAGATGCCCTTTTTTTGCCACTCTAAGTTCTTTAAACATCCTATCAGGAAACATACAGCAAGttacacccccgccccccccccccaaaaaaaaaagttagcaattATGTTTATTCCATTATATACACTGCCAACTGGGCAAAATGctccacacacacatatacaacaGTAAGTCTCCTGGCAGATAAAAATCTGGCACGTAAATAAACTGCACCGCAGGTGCAGACACATACAAGCTGGCTGACCTGTCAGTTCTGGTGCAGCACTGTTTCCAGAACCagctgcacaaacacacagatcTCAGTTGCAGCTCTGAGCCACCCCAAAAATAAGCTCTGTAGGATCCAAGTTGGCTGGGCTCAAAGCAGAATCTGAACATACAAGACTGCTTAGTAATCCAGAGAAAGTTTCCTCAGCATACTAGAATTATTTTCAGagggtggtattttttttatcCTCACTTAGATATAAAAGTAGAGAAAAGTGAGGCAGTTTCCTCAGGGCAACAACACCAAGGCGACCTTGTATCTATATCCTttcctcaggagacagtttgACAGCATTTCTGATGAGGGCAGTGCTTAAGCAGGCTTCACACTGCTGCCTCCTGTTGTTCATCCCCGATTATTCAAGCGGCTGCTTTGTGCGAGCTGCTTCAGCGGTGGCCTCCCCCACTGCTGCtcaacaaacccccccaaaaaaacaacaaaccaacccctTTATTTGTACCAGTAGAACTATGAGGGAAAGGCAAATGCTCAGCTGCTACAGGCAGAGTTACGAAAAGAAAAGCTCTTTAAACAGCAGCTCCAGACCGACGTTTCTACCCAAAACATATCTTTACCTCAGCTTAAAAGTATTCTTTATATGCTAGAGTGACCACAGGAATTCTGCGTTAACTATGGGGCTAAAAACAAGTGAAAGTCAGGAACTTCAAGTAAGTATTTTAGATAAACAGACCAAAAAAGGAGAATCAAGGGTAATACTGAACACATGGTTTGGAGACTCGGGAGAAATGGTATCCCTGAAGCCTCTTACCTTCATACAGTATTTTTGTATTCAGGTCAGGtaatgtttctgcttttgcttgttcCTGTTTTACCGGTGAAGGCAAGTTACTTTCGGGAGAAGAAAGGGATCCATCCTTGGCACTGTCAGGCGGAGAACAGCTTCCTACAGATACATGCCCGTATGCCTGAAATCTCCACGGAAGAACGTCATTTCTAGagggcagcagaggcagaggggcGAACCCACGACACGCCTGTgcggtgctgctgcagctcctcagccTCCGAGGAAATTCAGCAGCACGGGCCGTTTGCAGCAGGCAACACCAGCGGGAGACCTGCCGAGCCCACGAAGCCATCTTCCACCTCAGCACAGTATCCTGCTGGGAGAAAAAGGGCTGCGGAACAACACAGGCGCTGCCTCACCTCGCCCGCAGGGCTGGGAGCGAGAGCGTTAATTCCCTGGGCATTAAAGCAGAAATTAGTCGCTACAGAGCACCAAGTAGCTGCTTTGAGGCTTTAAACGCGTGACAAACGGAGGCATAACTGAGGAGAGGAACCGACTGCGAACGCCATCGCCCGCTGCCCTGGACGACAGCCGTTCCCTTGGGAGCATGGGGGAAGCCCAGCCGGGATCTAAACCCGCCCCGAGGGACGGGACCCTCCGCGCAGAGCCGTTACCTCACACCCCGCCACAGGGCGGGGGGAAGCCAGGCCGCGCTCGCCGCCCCTTGCAGGCCGCCCCAGCCCGGCAGCCTCTGCGTACACAGCCTGCGTGAGGGCGTGCCGCTCCGCACGCAGCGAGCCCGGCCCGCGGGAGGGCGAGGGAGAGGGcgagcgcggccgccccgccacgcagccccagctcccgccACGCAGCCCGGCCGCTGGACCTGCCAACGCCTCACCTGCCCCTCGCGCCGCTCCCGCGCGCGGCCCAGCCCACGTGCGTGCCCCCCCGTCCCGACTCGGGCGAGACCAttcgggagcggggggggggggggggggggggggggcaggcagcacaGGGTCCTTCCCACCGCTTGCTTGAAGGGGGCGGTGTGGctccgcctcctccccccccgctgCGTTCCTTCCTCCCTCACCGCGTGGGCGCGGAGCGCCGCAGGAGTGGCAGGGCGAGCTCCGCCCCTCGGCCAGGCGGGCGCTGCGCTTCTCGCCTcagcgggaggcggcgcgggcggccgggccggtgCGGGCCGgtgcgggccgcgccgccccgggagAAGCAGAGCTGCACCGGGGCGAGGGGAAGGGGGCGAGATGGCGTCGTGCGTGGGGAGCCGGACCCTGAGCAAGGACGACGTGAACTATCGCCTGCACTTCCGCATGATCAACGAGCAGCAGGTGGAGGACATCACGCTGGAGTTCTTCTACCGGCCGCACACCATCACCCTCCTCAGCTTCACCATCCTCAGCCTCATGGCCTTCGCCTTCACCAGGTGCGCGGaccccggcgccgccgcggggatcccccgccccgccctgcccctggctgccggcagcgccgcggccgcgcgtacccggccccggggcgggggacggtGCCGGTCCCCCGCGGGCGAGGACGGGCAGCGCGGCTCCGGCGGGCGGTGGTTCCTGCTGGGGGCGGGTTAACGGGAGACTTGGTCTCGGGCCGTGACTTGCTGTATGCTCC
Protein-coding sequences here:
- the MTERF3 gene encoding transcription termination factor 3, mitochondrial isoform X1, producing MASWARQVSRWCCLLQTARAAEFPRRLRSCSSTAQACRGFAPLPLLPSRNDVLPWRFQAYGHVSVGSCSPPDSAKDGSLSSPESNLPSPVKQEQAKAETLPDLNTKILYEDWDDIPPSSALEEISEEAAVQIIAEPLLPLQSSTLRDYVDHSETLAKLVHLGVDLSQVEKRQKAGQLLLTLDFEKDVRKILLFLKDVGVEDNQLGPFLTKNPYILAEDLEALETRVAYLKSKKFGKAEIAQMVSRAPYLLLFSVERLDNRLGFFKNELGLSVKKTKDLVIRLPRLLTGKLEPVKENLQVCQIELGFQRNEIQQIVFKTPKILTASKKRLKQTFDYLHNIMGIPHHMLTRFPQVFNSKLLRIKERHMFLTFLGRAQYDPAQPSYISLDQLVSLPDEVFCTEIAKASIQDFEKFLKTL
- the MTERF3 gene encoding transcription termination factor 3, mitochondrial isoform X2 yields the protein MVSPESGRGGTHVGWAARGSGARGRFQAYGHVSVGSCSPPDSAKDGSLSSPESNLPSPVKQEQAKAETLPDLNTKILYEDWDDIPPSSALEEISEEAAVQIIAEPLLPLQSSTLRDYVDHSETLAKLVHLGVDLSQVEKRQKAGQLLLTLDFEKDVRKILLFLKDVGVEDNQLGPFLTKNPYILAEDLEALETRVAYLKSKKFGKAEIAQMVSRAPYLLLFSVERLDNRLGFFKNELGLSVKKTKDLVIRLPRLLTGKLEPVKENLQVCQIELGFQRNEIQQIVFKTPKILTASKKRLKQTFDYLHNIMGIPHHMLTRFPQVFNSKLLRIKERHMFLTFLGRAQYDPAQPSYISLDQLVSLPDEVFCTEIAKASIQDFEKFLKTL